A part of Fervidobacterium thailandense genomic DNA contains:
- a CDS encoding DAK2 domain-containing protein yields MKGTENLLMHRDEINALNVFPVPDGDTGSNMSSTMLEACKYLENLSDTKLKNVLDAIKKGTLMGARGNSGVILSQIFRGFCEALEKKNKITVPDFVKAIKNAKEVAYKAVLRPVEGTILTVVRILDERSKELSSIENFEELFQRMEEISHEAVKMTPLLLPKLREANVVDAGAKGLYYIIQGFKLYAQGDTTINLEGVETKPAEEITIAPEELRFQYCTELIVRAKKKISEGEKAKLEAFLNEIGDSIVFFVQDDIAKLHVHTNNPGNVIERFLEYGELLKVKIDNMKEQHEHVVSERYEKKRERKKVAYVAVSPGEGISRVLLDLGVDEIVSGGQSMNPSMADILDAIRRANAEHVIVFPNNSNIILAAEQAAKIAENEGITVHVVKTTNVQESIAAMIYKSGEEIEEILESIKQVIPNVISLSITIAVRDSKYAGERIKKNEYLGFMGKELVAHNRNLVNVLNKLYEKCNLGEREILTVFVGFEATPIEQSIVEKYTKKKYPNVQLEFIDGGQPHYPFLMMVE; encoded by the coding sequence ATGAAAGGTACCGAAAATTTGCTCATGCACCGGGACGAAATAAACGCCCTGAATGTTTTCCCAGTACCGGATGGGGATACCGGTTCAAACATGAGTTCCACTATGCTCGAGGCGTGTAAGTACCTCGAGAATCTGAGCGATACTAAGTTAAAGAACGTTCTCGATGCTATAAAGAAAGGCACATTGATGGGAGCGCGTGGGAACTCGGGAGTTATTCTGTCGCAAATATTCCGCGGGTTCTGTGAAGCGCTTGAGAAGAAGAACAAAATAACGGTTCCGGATTTCGTTAAGGCGATCAAGAACGCAAAAGAGGTGGCCTACAAGGCAGTATTGAGACCAGTCGAAGGAACGATATTAACGGTCGTTCGCATTTTGGACGAGCGCTCGAAGGAACTTTCAAGCATAGAAAACTTTGAAGAGCTCTTTCAGCGGATGGAAGAGATTTCGCACGAGGCGGTAAAAATGACGCCTTTATTGCTACCGAAATTGCGTGAAGCGAACGTGGTGGATGCTGGTGCAAAAGGGTTGTACTACATCATACAAGGTTTCAAACTTTACGCTCAGGGAGATACGACGATAAACCTCGAAGGTGTCGAGACCAAACCGGCGGAAGAGATCACCATTGCACCCGAGGAGCTCAGATTCCAGTACTGCACGGAATTGATAGTCCGCGCTAAGAAGAAGATTTCCGAGGGTGAGAAGGCCAAGCTCGAGGCCTTTTTGAACGAAATCGGTGATTCCATTGTGTTTTTCGTGCAGGATGACATCGCAAAGTTGCACGTACACACGAACAATCCCGGAAACGTTATCGAGAGATTCTTAGAGTACGGTGAGTTACTAAAAGTCAAAATCGATAACATGAAAGAACAGCACGAACATGTCGTGAGTGAACGCTACGAGAAGAAACGAGAGAGGAAAAAGGTGGCCTACGTTGCCGTTTCACCAGGCGAAGGAATCTCGAGAGTCTTACTTGACCTTGGGGTTGACGAGATCGTTTCTGGTGGTCAATCGATGAACCCGAGTATGGCGGACATTTTGGATGCCATCAGGAGGGCGAACGCGGAGCACGTCATCGTGTTCCCGAACAATTCGAATATAATTCTAGCCGCCGAGCAAGCTGCGAAGATCGCGGAAAACGAAGGGATAACCGTTCACGTGGTGAAAACAACGAACGTCCAAGAGAGTATCGCTGCGATGATTTACAAGTCCGGTGAAGAAATTGAGGAAATTCTCGAGAGTATCAAACAGGTCATACCCAACGTTATTTCACTATCCATAACGATAGCGGTACGCGATTCGAAGTACGCTGGGGAAAGAATTAAGAAAAACGAGTACTTGGGATTCATGGGGAAAGAACTGGTTGCTCACAATCGAAACCTCGTTAACGTACTCAATAAGCTCTACGAAAAATGTAACCTGGGCGAGAGGGAGATACTCACGGTGTTCGTGGGTTTTGAGGCAACACCGATTGAACAATCGATTGTCGAAAAGTACACGAAAAAGAAGTATCCAAACGTTCAGCTGGAGTTCATCGACGGTGGTCAGCCACATTATCCTTTCCTCATGATGGTGGAGTAA
- the dxs gene encoding 1-deoxy-D-xylulose-5-phosphate synthase, whose product MLGERDLIEKIRKMNYSQLEEFAREIRRYIISVVSKNGGHLASNLGTVELTLALYRVFDPFEDIIIWDTGHQTYTHKLLTGRWDVFPTLRTFGGISGFTNIFESPVDRFGAGHVGTSIAAALGVEKALSLQGLKKNIVVVIGDGALTSGEALEALNQIRAQNSRIKIIVNSNGMSISKNVGGLALLLESLRTSRVYNKLKEIIKQGLNDAAELELRKIREVFKVALVGEDFFESLGLKHFGPIDGHDLHDLEQALKGIKNYPYPTVLTVFTVKGKGYHFSEGNPTKFHGVDKFDPDSGTFEKPEGAVSYSEVFGNTLVELAKKDSRIVALTAAMPDGTGLNSFAKMFPERFVDLGITEQSVVTYAGALALYGMKPVVAIYSTFLQRAYDQVIHDVALQKLKVIFAIDRAGLVGSDGPTHHGVFDIAFLRPIPNVEIFTPLDAGDLVGMLAYVLENFEHLNGPVAIRYPRDVEFAKLEQLCGKIEPAEPHSWNLVRNGKNVALLSVGTLTRLYTEICARNDWTLVGVRSVKPLDEDTLNKVVASHEVIVTIEEGTLNGGFGDAVNSFIVNRALAGKVRVLNIGIGDQFVPHGSREELLRYTGLDPTSVERRVRDFLRVSCSS is encoded by the coding sequence ATGCTGGGAGAAAGGGACTTGATCGAAAAAATCAGGAAGATGAATTACTCTCAACTTGAAGAGTTCGCTCGCGAGATAAGACGGTACATAATCTCTGTTGTTTCGAAGAACGGTGGGCATCTCGCTTCTAACCTTGGAACGGTTGAACTGACACTGGCATTGTACCGGGTCTTCGATCCTTTCGAAGATATCATCATCTGGGATACAGGCCACCAAACTTATACGCACAAACTACTCACCGGGAGATGGGATGTGTTTCCCACGTTGCGTACCTTTGGAGGAATATCCGGTTTCACGAACATCTTCGAATCACCGGTGGATAGATTTGGAGCTGGTCACGTTGGTACCTCGATCGCTGCGGCACTCGGGGTTGAGAAAGCGCTCAGCCTACAAGGTCTAAAGAAAAACATCGTGGTTGTCATCGGTGATGGAGCACTCACGAGTGGGGAAGCCCTTGAAGCCTTAAATCAGATCAGAGCGCAGAACTCGAGAATAAAGATTATTGTCAACAGCAATGGCATGAGTATCTCAAAAAACGTCGGGGGTTTGGCACTCCTACTTGAAAGCCTTCGAACGAGCCGTGTATATAACAAGCTAAAAGAGATAATTAAACAAGGACTGAACGATGCCGCCGAGCTCGAGCTTCGAAAAATCCGCGAGGTCTTTAAAGTGGCACTCGTTGGTGAGGATTTCTTCGAATCCCTTGGCCTGAAGCACTTTGGTCCCATCGACGGTCACGATCTACACGACCTCGAACAGGCTCTAAAGGGGATAAAGAACTACCCGTATCCAACGGTGCTGACGGTTTTCACGGTCAAGGGAAAAGGGTACCACTTCTCCGAAGGTAATCCGACGAAGTTCCACGGTGTTGACAAATTCGACCCTGACTCTGGAACGTTTGAGAAACCCGAAGGAGCGGTTTCCTACAGTGAAGTGTTCGGGAACACGCTTGTTGAACTTGCCAAGAAGGACTCGAGGATAGTAGCCTTGACTGCTGCGATGCCGGATGGTACCGGGTTGAATTCCTTTGCCAAGATGTTCCCAGAACGGTTTGTCGATCTGGGTATTACGGAACAATCGGTAGTAACGTACGCCGGAGCACTCGCACTGTACGGGATGAAACCTGTGGTGGCGATATACTCGACCTTCTTGCAAAGGGCCTACGATCAGGTGATACACGATGTGGCCTTGCAGAAATTAAAAGTCATATTCGCCATTGACCGTGCTGGACTTGTTGGTTCGGACGGACCAACGCACCACGGGGTTTTCGATATAGCGTTTTTGAGGCCGATTCCAAACGTGGAAATTTTTACCCCACTTGATGCTGGGGATCTTGTGGGAATGCTCGCGTACGTCCTCGAAAATTTCGAACATCTTAATGGACCGGTGGCCATCAGATACCCAAGGGATGTTGAATTTGCCAAACTCGAGCAATTGTGTGGTAAAATAGAACCAGCCGAACCGCACAGCTGGAATTTGGTACGTAACGGGAAGAACGTCGCTCTGCTCAGTGTTGGAACGCTGACACGTCTGTACACGGAAATCTGTGCAAGGAACGATTGGACTCTCGTTGGAGTTAGAAGTGTAAAACCCCTTGATGAGGATACGTTGAACAAGGTTGTTGCGAGTCACGAGGTAATAGTAACCATTGAGGAAGGTACACTGAACGGTGGATTTGGAGATGCGGTCAACTCCTTCATCGTGAACCGAGCACTGGCTGGGAAGGTTAGAGTACTTAACATCGGTATAGGTGATCAGTTTGTACCGCACGGCTCGCGAGAAGAGCTCCTTCGGTACACAGGTTTGGATCCAACTTCAGTTGAAAGACGTGTGAGGGATTTTCTGAGAGTTAGCTGTTCGTCGTAG
- a CDS encoding Asp23/Gls24 family envelope stress response protein produces the protein MKFQTEYGEIEITVNAIRKLVYLAVLETYGPISIGTDNWFARWFSSEEGKIKVEEDDYGHITVDIFVEVEYGTKVTEVARNIEENVQHKLRTYANIENVDVNVHIIGVK, from the coding sequence GTGAAATTCCAAACCGAGTATGGTGAAATCGAGATAACGGTGAACGCTATTAGAAAACTCGTCTATCTTGCCGTGCTCGAGACTTACGGGCCGATCAGTATCGGTACCGATAATTGGTTCGCGCGTTGGTTTTCCTCTGAAGAAGGGAAGATCAAAGTCGAAGAGGACGATTACGGACACATTACCGTAGATATATTCGTTGAAGTTGAATACGGAACAAAAGTCACGGAAGTGGCGAGGAACATAGAAGAGAACGTTCAACACAAGCTCCGTACCTACGCTAACATCGAGAACGTAGACGTCAACGTACACATAATCGGAGTCAAGTGA
- a CDS encoding peptidyl-prolyl cis-trans isomerase encodes MKRFRVALFLILSLSLVVQVFSQSDVVAVVNGRAITIDEWNREANVQKLLTEIKATNEVFYDVLVNTQEGQKLLDVYKLKVLDVYIRKILFIQFAESLKVAPKDEDVKRDVDTEIAKMLADLKMTEQQLNDYLIQLGMGKLEDYKQRLYLQRAYSLSLANVYLYYLRPTEEEIARYYEQNKAKFTTPTTYELILFRVRDQATAESIRQDLIKTNVGAEVAQKYGITDFIDGTVVQDDTSKIPQAVWAYIKNAVRGVPIAFTVGSDRYVLKVKNVRIGGTKTLEQAREEIIKELTAQRQQVANEAVKKAFDEFVSRSKIELRIKK; translated from the coding sequence ATGAAAAGATTTCGAGTTGCACTTTTTCTAATTCTCTCTCTGTCATTGGTGGTGCAAGTCTTTTCCCAATCCGATGTCGTAGCCGTGGTAAACGGTCGTGCGATAACCATCGACGAGTGGAACAGGGAAGCGAACGTTCAGAAACTTCTCACAGAAATCAAAGCCACGAACGAGGTTTTCTACGACGTTTTGGTAAACACCCAAGAAGGGCAGAAGTTACTTGACGTTTACAAGCTCAAAGTTTTGGATGTTTATATTAGGAAAATACTTTTCATTCAATTTGCAGAAAGCTTGAAGGTGGCACCAAAGGATGAAGATGTGAAACGTGACGTTGACACCGAGATAGCCAAAATGCTGGCGGATCTTAAAATGACCGAACAACAGCTTAACGATTACCTAATCCAACTTGGAATGGGAAAATTAGAGGATTACAAGCAGAGGTTGTACTTGCAGAGGGCTTACTCTCTTTCGTTGGCGAATGTGTACCTCTACTACCTCAGACCCACGGAGGAAGAAATTGCACGTTACTATGAACAAAACAAGGCAAAATTTACAACACCAACCACGTACGAGTTGATACTCTTCCGTGTCAGGGATCAAGCAACTGCCGAAAGTATTAGGCAGGATTTGATAAAAACAAATGTTGGTGCAGAAGTTGCGCAAAAATACGGTATAACCGACTTCATAGATGGCACAGTCGTTCAGGACGATACTTCCAAAATTCCCCAGGCTGTGTGGGCGTACATAAAGAACGCTGTCAGGGGCGTCCCTATAGCCTTCACCGTAGGAAGCGATCGATACGTCCTGAAGGTTAAAAACGTAAGGATAGGCGGGACGAAAACATTAGAACAAGCACGTGAGGAGATAATAAAAGAGTTAACTGCTCAGAGACAGCAAGTCGCGAATGAAGCGGTAAAAAAGGCTTTCGATGAATTTGTTTCCAGATCAAAAATCGAGTTGAGGATTAAGAAGTAA
- a CDS encoding potassium channel family protein: protein MRNRELEETIFRKVRFSIGGIATIFFTGTLYYHFVEKLSLLDAMFFTAITISTVGYGVPKELSIHGKLFTMLLIFAGLSFVLYGISSITALLVEGEFNRALRERRKERRIGKMDAHVIVVGIGNIGSQVVNQLLRYGEEVVGIDKELSEENLSERVRVTSTGKFILVNGDATKEDVLIKAGIKRARALITTLPDDSQNVFVTLTAKNLNPNIFVISNITNLNNLTKLIYAGVDQPIATAEIAGLRIVETLRGKKAKESLIDVLNIRNKTFKVETVKIENTVLVGKRIEELRLKEKYGIFIVAVLKGEELLLGPSKDYKIEKTDILVIFGEESGVERFRKDLL, encoded by the coding sequence ATGAGAAATCGGGAACTTGAGGAAACCATATTCCGAAAGGTCAGATTTTCAATTGGTGGAATTGCAACGATATTCTTTACTGGCACCTTGTATTACCACTTTGTCGAAAAGTTGTCGTTGCTCGACGCTATGTTCTTTACCGCAATAACGATTTCAACTGTAGGTTACGGAGTGCCGAAGGAATTATCGATTCACGGAAAGCTTTTCACCATGTTGCTCATCTTTGCTGGATTGTCTTTCGTACTCTACGGTATCTCCTCTATTACCGCACTGCTTGTGGAAGGAGAATTTAATCGAGCACTTCGGGAACGACGTAAGGAAAGAAGGATTGGGAAGATGGACGCTCATGTGATAGTTGTTGGGATAGGTAACATCGGTTCACAGGTGGTCAATCAACTGCTGAGGTACGGCGAAGAGGTCGTGGGAATTGATAAAGAACTGAGCGAGGAAAATTTAAGCGAGCGGGTAAGGGTAACCTCCACCGGTAAGTTCATCTTGGTTAACGGGGATGCGACAAAGGAAGACGTCTTAATAAAAGCTGGGATCAAGCGTGCGCGTGCATTGATCACGACTTTACCTGACGATTCGCAAAACGTTTTCGTAACCCTCACGGCAAAAAATTTGAATCCGAACATATTCGTTATATCAAACATCACCAATTTGAACAATTTAACAAAGCTAATATACGCAGGCGTGGATCAACCCATAGCAACGGCTGAGATTGCGGGATTGAGGATTGTCGAAACGTTGCGCGGTAAAAAAGCAAAGGAAAGCTTAATCGACGTTTTAAACATTAGAAACAAAACCTTCAAGGTCGAAACTGTGAAAATTGAAAACACCGTTCTTGTCGGCAAAAGAATTGAAGAGCTGAGACTGAAAGAAAAGTACGGGATTTTTATAGTTGCCGTCTTGAAGGGTGAAGAGTTACTCTTGGGACCGTCGAAGGATTACAAGATAGAAAAAACCGACATTTTGGTAATCTTTGGTGAAGAATCTGGTGTTGAAAGATTCAGAAAAGACTTGTTGTAG
- the mtnA gene encoding S-methyl-5-thioribose-1-phosphate isomerase, translating into MKLKTMTMEWTGDSLILIDQRRLPFEEVYVTCADYRSVALAIKEMVVRGAPAIGAAAAFGYVLGARELMKKNYNYEQVVNHMKNVKEVLAKTRPTAVNLFWALNRMERRLIEHGRYEGLLRALEEEAINIAREDIEVNKAIGRYGAELLKDGFAVLTHCNAGALATVDYGTALGVLRAAKEQGKRLKVYVDETRPYLQGARLTAWELMKDGFDVTLITDNMAGWVMKQGKINAVIVGADRIAANGDVANKIGTYMVAVLANRHGIPFYVAAPTSTLDLSIKTGADIPIEERSHEEVTNCGGRRVAPNGVSVYNPAFDVTDHELVTAIITEKGVIYPPYEENLKKIMEG; encoded by the coding sequence GTGAAGCTCAAAACGATGACCATGGAATGGACAGGTGACTCGTTGATACTCATCGACCAACGGAGGTTACCGTTCGAGGAAGTGTACGTAACTTGTGCCGATTACAGATCCGTGGCCCTCGCTATCAAGGAAATGGTGGTCCGCGGTGCACCAGCCATCGGTGCCGCAGCAGCTTTTGGGTACGTCTTGGGTGCGAGGGAATTGATGAAGAAGAATTACAATTACGAGCAAGTGGTAAACCACATGAAAAACGTGAAAGAGGTACTTGCGAAAACCAGACCGACGGCGGTAAATCTTTTCTGGGCGCTCAACAGGATGGAAAGAAGACTTATCGAGCATGGAAGGTACGAAGGTTTACTGCGTGCACTGGAGGAAGAAGCTATAAACATCGCACGTGAGGATATCGAAGTGAACAAGGCGATAGGTAGGTACGGTGCGGAGTTGCTGAAGGACGGGTTCGCTGTTCTGACTCACTGTAATGCGGGAGCACTCGCAACGGTAGATTACGGAACCGCGTTGGGTGTGCTGAGAGCTGCAAAAGAGCAGGGTAAGAGACTCAAGGTGTACGTCGATGAAACGCGCCCGTACCTTCAGGGTGCAAGGTTAACGGCTTGGGAATTGATGAAGGATGGATTCGATGTGACACTCATTACCGACAACATGGCTGGGTGGGTTATGAAACAGGGGAAAATCAACGCGGTCATCGTTGGCGCCGACCGAATTGCGGCAAACGGTGATGTGGCAAACAAGATAGGTACTTACATGGTTGCCGTGCTTGCCAACAGACACGGGATCCCATTTTACGTGGCAGCTCCAACTAGTACGTTGGACCTGAGCATTAAAACCGGGGCGGATATTCCCATCGAAGAACGTTCGCACGAAGAAGTTACAAACTGTGGAGGTAGACGCGTTGCACCGAACGGTGTGAGTGTCTACAATCCGGCGTTCGATGTAACCGATCACGAATTGGTTACGGCTATCATCACCGAAAAGGGGGTTATTTATCCTCCGTATGAGGAAAACCTCAAAAAGATAATGGAAGGTTGA
- the serS gene encoding serine--tRNA ligase, producing the protein MIDLKLLRKNPEIFYDAMRKRNYDTELIDKIVSLNKEWREYVTIVNNLKAKRNELSKMVAKLKAEGRNEEAQQLIEESKRIGDEIASYEEKEKRLEEEMYKLALYIPNIPHESVPVGRDETENVEIRRWGEPRKFDFEPKAHWDLGPALGLLDFDRGAKLSGSRFTVMFGAIAKLERALAQFMLDTHTKNGYVEVNVPHLVRRETITATGQLPKFEEEVYLCERDDLFLIPTAEVSLAALHMDEILDESQLPLKYTAFTPCYRREAGSYGKDVRGLIRQHQFEKVELVWYTTPEKSFEALEELTRDAERILQLLGLPYRVVALCTGDLGFASAKTYDIEVWLPSYNAYKEISSCSNVTDFQARRGNIRYRTKDGKLNYVHTLNGSGLAVGRTLVAIMENYQNPDGSITVPEVLRPYMGIDVIK; encoded by the coding sequence ATGATAGATCTGAAACTTCTGAGGAAGAACCCTGAGATCTTTTACGATGCGATGCGGAAGCGGAATTACGACACTGAGTTGATAGACAAGATAGTCTCTCTGAATAAAGAATGGCGCGAGTACGTGACGATAGTCAACAACTTAAAGGCCAAGAGAAACGAGCTCTCGAAGATGGTTGCGAAGCTGAAAGCCGAGGGACGCAATGAAGAAGCGCAGCAACTAATAGAAGAGAGCAAAAGAATCGGTGACGAGATAGCAAGTTACGAAGAGAAGGAGAAAAGACTTGAGGAAGAGATGTACAAGCTCGCTTTGTACATCCCAAACATACCGCATGAATCGGTTCCCGTTGGGCGGGACGAAACGGAAAACGTTGAAATCAGGCGGTGGGGAGAACCTCGAAAGTTTGATTTTGAGCCCAAGGCGCACTGGGACCTCGGCCCAGCGTTGGGACTCCTTGATTTCGATCGAGGAGCGAAGCTGAGCGGTTCGAGGTTCACCGTGATGTTCGGAGCGATAGCCAAACTCGAGCGTGCACTTGCACAGTTCATGCTTGACACGCACACGAAAAACGGGTACGTGGAGGTCAACGTTCCGCACCTTGTGCGGCGCGAAACGATAACCGCTACCGGACAGTTGCCGAAGTTCGAGGAAGAGGTCTACCTTTGCGAGCGCGACGACCTGTTTTTGATTCCCACAGCCGAGGTATCTTTGGCGGCGTTGCATATGGACGAGATTCTTGATGAGTCACAGCTGCCGCTGAAGTACACCGCCTTCACGCCGTGCTACAGACGAGAGGCTGGTAGTTACGGTAAAGATGTTCGAGGATTAATTAGGCAACACCAATTTGAAAAAGTGGAGCTCGTTTGGTACACGACTCCGGAGAAATCCTTCGAAGCGCTCGAAGAACTCACGCGTGATGCCGAAAGAATCCTGCAGCTTTTGGGACTACCCTACAGGGTTGTGGCCCTCTGCACGGGTGACCTTGGGTTTGCCTCGGCAAAGACGTACGACATAGAAGTCTGGCTTCCGTCCTACAACGCTTACAAAGAAATTTCTTCGTGTAGTAACGTGACCGACTTCCAGGCAAGACGTGGAAATATACGTTACAGAACGAAGGATGGAAAATTGAACTACGTGCACACACTTAATGGTTCCGGGCTGGCTGTTGGAAGAACACTCGTTGCGATCATGGAAAACTACCAAAACCCGGACGGTTCGATAACCGTTCCGGAGGTCTTACGACCGTACATGGGCATCGATGTAATCAAATAA
- the leuS gene encoding leucine--tRNA ligase — translation MKEYRPHEIEPKWQKVWEERGVFTTPQYSDKPKYYALVMFPYPSGTLHVGHVKNYVIGDIVARYKRMQGYNVLHPFGYDAFGLPAENAAIANKIHPKKWTFDNINTIRGQIKKLGISYDWSREVITCTEDYYKWTQWIFLKLYEAGLAYKKPGAVNWCPSCQTVLANEQVKDGKCERCGTPVTMKHLEQWYFKITDYAEKLLEGLDRLEGWPEHVKTMQRNWIGKSTGAEIDFPVEGTDKKIRIFTTRPDTIYGVTFMAVAPESPLVLELVTEDKKAEVEAFLAKVALEDRFKRTSLEAKKEGVFLGRYAINPLTGERIPIYVANYILYEYGTGAIMAVPAHDQRDHDFAKAYNLPIRQVIKPYEGEWNVEEKAYEDEGIMVNSGPFNGLNSKDGIEAVIKFLEEKGIGKRSVQYKLRDWLISRQRYWGAPIPVVYCQKCGIVPVPEDELPVRLPEDVEFLPTGQSPLMLSEEFKATKCPKCGGPAQREVETMDTFVDSSWYFLRYVNPRLDDKPFDTKDVNYWLPVDQYIGGVEHAVLHLLYSRFITKVLHDLGYVGFDEPFENLFTQGMIYKDGWKMSKSKGNVVSPDDMVEKFGADTLRMYILFMAPPEKDAEWNDAGIEGVHRFLRRLWNNYYRILELLKSGQVEDRELNKEERQLRRKLHAMIKKIKEDIEGGFKFNTAIAGLMEFNNQLSDYLESSNSFHAGLLNEIAEKVALILSPFAPHMAEEMWHDLGKQTLIVEEKWPDYDPSALIEEEITMVVQVNGKVRGKIVVPAEAAEEEIKSEALKNVEKLIAGKSVEKVVYVPRKLVNIVVK, via the coding sequence ATGAAGGAGTATAGACCACACGAAATCGAACCAAAGTGGCAAAAAGTTTGGGAAGAACGAGGTGTTTTCACCACCCCGCAATACTCGGATAAGCCCAAATACTACGCGCTCGTCATGTTTCCTTATCCTTCCGGAACGCTACACGTTGGTCATGTGAAGAACTACGTCATCGGAGATATCGTGGCAAGGTACAAGAGGATGCAGGGATATAACGTCCTACATCCGTTCGGTTACGACGCTTTTGGATTGCCCGCGGAAAATGCGGCAATTGCTAATAAGATACACCCCAAAAAATGGACGTTCGATAACATAAACACGATAAGGGGACAAATCAAGAAGCTTGGAATTAGTTACGACTGGTCGAGGGAAGTAATTACCTGCACGGAGGACTACTACAAGTGGACTCAGTGGATATTCCTGAAGCTTTACGAAGCGGGCCTGGCTTACAAAAAGCCCGGTGCGGTTAACTGGTGCCCGAGCTGTCAAACCGTCTTGGCGAATGAACAAGTGAAAGATGGTAAGTGTGAGCGATGCGGAACACCGGTAACGATGAAGCATTTAGAGCAGTGGTACTTTAAGATCACCGACTACGCCGAAAAACTCCTCGAAGGCCTTGATAGACTCGAGGGTTGGCCCGAGCATGTGAAGACGATGCAACGAAATTGGATAGGCAAGAGCACCGGTGCGGAAATTGATTTTCCGGTTGAGGGAACGGATAAGAAGATAAGGATATTCACCACAAGGCCGGATACCATTTACGGTGTGACCTTCATGGCGGTCGCTCCCGAATCGCCACTTGTTCTCGAACTAGTTACGGAGGACAAGAAGGCGGAAGTTGAGGCGTTCCTGGCAAAAGTTGCCCTTGAGGATCGCTTTAAAAGGACGAGCTTGGAGGCTAAGAAGGAAGGAGTCTTCCTTGGCCGGTACGCTATCAATCCTCTCACCGGTGAGAGGATTCCAATATACGTTGCGAACTACATCCTCTACGAATACGGTACAGGTGCCATCATGGCCGTTCCAGCTCACGACCAAAGGGACCACGATTTTGCGAAAGCTTATAACCTTCCGATACGGCAGGTCATTAAACCTTACGAGGGTGAGTGGAACGTCGAAGAAAAGGCCTACGAAGACGAAGGTATTATGGTGAACAGTGGGCCGTTCAATGGTCTGAACAGCAAGGATGGAATCGAAGCAGTGATAAAGTTCTTGGAGGAAAAGGGCATTGGTAAACGGAGTGTTCAGTACAAGCTGAGGGATTGGCTCATCTCACGTCAGAGGTACTGGGGTGCACCAATTCCGGTGGTTTACTGTCAGAAATGTGGGATAGTTCCAGTTCCAGAGGATGAGCTTCCCGTAAGGCTTCCGGAGGATGTCGAATTCCTGCCCACAGGTCAGTCGCCGTTGATGCTCAGTGAGGAGTTCAAAGCCACAAAATGTCCAAAATGTGGTGGGCCAGCCCAGCGCGAAGTGGAGACAATGGACACGTTCGTGGATAGTTCGTGGTACTTCCTAAGGTACGTTAATCCGAGGCTCGATGATAAACCGTTCGACACGAAGGACGTGAATTACTGGCTACCGGTAGACCAGTACATTGGTGGCGTAGAACACGCGGTCTTACATCTGCTTTACTCCAGATTCATCACGAAAGTCTTGCACGATCTCGGATACGTTGGATTTGACGAACCTTTTGAAAATCTTTTCACACAAGGCATGATCTACAAAGACGGTTGGAAAATGAGTAAATCGAAGGGTAACGTCGTATCTCCGGACGACATGGTCGAAAAGTTTGGAGCCGACACGCTCAGAATGTACATACTCTTCATGGCTCCTCCTGAGAAGGATGCCGAGTGGAACGACGCGGGTATTGAGGGTGTTCACAGGTTCCTCAGAAGGTTGTGGAACAACTACTACAGAATTCTCGAACTGCTGAAATCTGGGCAGGTGGAAGACCGGGAGTTGAACAAGGAAGAGCGTCAACTACGCAGAAAGCTCCACGCGATGATAAAGAAAATCAAGGAGGACATCGAAGGCGGGTTCAAGTTCAACACTGCGATTGCAGGGCTCATGGAATTCAACAACCAGCTGAGTGATTACCTTGAATCGTCAAATTCTTTCCACGCAGGTTTGCTCAACGAGATTGCGGAAAAGGTTGCCTTGATACTCTCACCGTTCGCACCACACATGGCCGAGGAAATGTGGCATGACCTTGGCAAGCAAACGTTGATAGTTGAAGAAAAGTGGCCTGACTACGACCCAAGTGCACTTATCGAAGAGGAGATAACCATGGTCGTACAAGTCAATGGAAAGGTGAGGGGAAAGATAGTGGTACCAGCCGAAGCGGCGGAAGAGGAAATCAAAAGCGAGGCGTTGAAGAATGTTGAAAAGTTGATCGCAGGAAAAAGTGTTGAAAAAGTCGTGTACGTTCCTCGGAAATTGGTGAACATAGTCGTGAAATAG